A stretch of the Desulfobacter sp. genome encodes the following:
- a CDS encoding lytic transglycosylase domain-containing protein — protein sequence MKKRPRKFLGFHLLGLALVCFFILTLFGPCPCRADIYKYTDNQGVVHFTNTPTAKGFKLYLREKTRKKSRFWPGPEFYDPIIKRAGKAFGVEIALIKAVIQAESNFNPKAVSRKGARGLMQIMPENDRALNISNPFDPSQNIMGGTRYLSQLLIRYDKKVSLALAAYNAGPTAVDKYQNIPPFQETRSYVQKVMGFYQRYKRI from the coding sequence TTGAAAAAAAGACCCCGTAAATTTTTAGGATTTCACCTTTTGGGTCTGGCCTTGGTCTGTTTTTTTATCCTGACCCTTTTCGGGCCCTGTCCCTGCCGGGCTGATATCTATAAATACACAGATAACCAGGGGGTGGTTCACTTTACCAATACGCCCACAGCCAAGGGCTTTAAACTTTATCTCAGGGAAAAAACAAGAAAGAAATCAAGGTTTTGGCCCGGGCCTGAGTTTTATGATCCCATTATAAAAAGGGCAGGAAAGGCCTTTGGGGTTGAAATTGCATTGATCAAGGCCGTGATCCAGGCGGAATCCAACTTTAACCCTAAAGCGGTATCGAGAAAAGGGGCCCGGGGGTTGATGCAGATCATGCCGGAAAACGATAGGGCCTTAAATATTTCCAATCCCTTTGACCCTTCCCAGAATATTATGGGGGGCACCCGGTACTTAAGCCAGCTTTTGATTCGGTATGACAAAAAAGTATCCCTGGCCCTGGCAGCTTATAATGCCGGCCCCACAGCCGTGGATAAATATCAAAACATTCCGCCATTTCAGGAAACCCGATCCTATGTCCAAAAGGTGATGGGGTTTTACCAGAGGTATAAACGGATATAG
- the galU gene encoding UTP--glucose-1-phosphate uridylyltransferase GalU, translating to MKVRKAVFPVAGLGTRFIPATKAMAKEMLPVVDKPIIQYAVEEAFAAGIEQIIFVTGRGKKALEDHFDRCFEIEATLEAKGKTALLKQIQELVPRTGTIVYTRQHQPLGLGHAIWCARDIVGDEPFAVLLADDMIQTRGKPVLTQMVEKFDRFRASIAAVMEVEKDQTDKYGILDAGPLEDDVVRINDMVEKPSPQEAPSNLAIVGRYILTPKIWDYLGKKKKGAGGEIQLTDAMKGLLQEQPIFGYKFKGTRFDCGDKAGFQMANLAFSLERPDMRDKLIQFIQEIQKTL from the coding sequence ATGAAAGTCAGAAAAGCTGTTTTCCCGGTGGCCGGTTTAGGTACCCGGTTCATCCCGGCCACCAAGGCCATGGCCAAAGAAATGCTGCCGGTGGTGGACAAACCCATTATCCAGTATGCGGTTGAAGAAGCATTTGCCGCAGGGATAGAACAGATCATTTTTGTCACCGGCCGGGGAAAAAAAGCCTTGGAAGATCATTTTGACCGGTGTTTTGAAATAGAGGCCACCTTAGAGGCCAAGGGAAAAACAGCCTTGCTCAAACAGATTCAGGAACTTGTCCCGAGAACCGGGACCATTGTCTATACCCGTCAGCATCAGCCCTTGGGATTGGGCCATGCCATCTGGTGCGCCCGGGATATTGTGGGAGATGAGCCCTTTGCCGTGCTTCTGGCCGATGATATGATCCAGACAAGAGGCAAGCCTGTACTCACCCAAATGGTGGAAAAATTTGACCGGTTCAGGGCCTCCATCGCTGCTGTCATGGAGGTGGAAAAAGACCAGACCGACAAGTACGGCATTCTGGATGCCGGCCCCCTTGAAGATGATGTGGTCAGAATAAACGATATGGTTGAAAAACCCTCTCCCCAAGAGGCACCCTCAAACCTTGCCATTGTGGGCCGGTATATTCTCACCCCGAAAATCTGGGATTATCTGGGAAAAAAAAAAAAAGGGGCCGGTGGAGAGATCCAGCTGACCGATGCCATGAAAGGCCTGCTTCAAGAACAGCCCATTTTCGGGTACAAATTCAAAGGCACCCGGTTTGACTGCGGGGATAAGGCGGGATTCCAAATGGCCAACCTTGCCTTTTCCCTGGAACGACCGGATATGAGGGACAAGCTGATTCAGTTTATTCAGGAAATTCAAAAAACCCTGTAA
- a CDS encoding YkgJ family cysteine cluster protein, whose amino-acid sequence MTDNKENDKIEKTSEIPPEQMSLKTKFKFKCHKGVSCFTDCCRGIDIMLTPYDILTMRKKLDLSSEEFLAVFTTPQILEKADMPVVTLKMLDDERKSCPFVEDKDGCVIYEDRPTTCRYYPLGVGALSHSGEQGEKDEFFFTVKEAHCKGFEEDQEWTVADWREDQGVDLRDEVNDGWLDLMVRKKSLPPSMKLSEQAKQMFFMVCYNIDKFKTFVFESTFLSRYEISEEEIEELKADDVKLLQFGFEWLKATFFHAGEEKFKAKEEK is encoded by the coding sequence ATGACCGACAATAAAGAGAACGACAAGATAGAGAAAACCTCTGAGATACCGCCTGAGCAGATGAGCCTGAAAACTAAGTTCAAGTTTAAATGCCACAAGGGTGTGAGTTGCTTTACCGACTGCTGCCGGGGTATTGATATCATGCTCACCCCCTATGATATTTTAACCATGCGCAAAAAGCTTGACTTGAGCTCTGAAGAATTCCTGGCGGTTTTTACCACCCCCCAGATTCTTGAAAAGGCAGACATGCCCGTGGTTACCCTCAAGATGCTGGACGATGAGCGCAAATCTTGTCCCTTTGTAGAGGACAAGGATGGGTGCGTGATCTATGAAGACCGCCCCACCACCTGCCGCTACTATCCTCTGGGGGTGGGGGCTTTGAGTCATTCCGGGGAGCAGGGCGAAAAGGATGAGTTCTTTTTTACCGTAAAAGAAGCCCATTGTAAGGGGTTTGAGGAAGATCAGGAATGGACTGTGGCCGATTGGCGAGAAGACCAGGGCGTGGACCTTAGGGATGAGGTCAATGACGGCTGGCTGGATCTCATGGTCAGGAAAAAATCCTTGCCCCCGAGCATGAAGCTTTCCGAGCAGGCCAAGCAGATGTTTTTCATGGTCTGTTACAATATAGACAAGTTCAAGACATTTGTCTTTGAATCCACCTTCCTTTCCCGGTATGAGATTTCCGAAGAAGAGATTGAAGAACTCAAAGCTGATGATGTTAAATTGCTTCAGTTCGGGTTTGAATGGCTTAAGGCGACTTTTTTCCATGCCGGTGAGGAAAAGTTCAAGGCAAAAGAGGAAAAATAA
- the dapA gene encoding 4-hydroxy-tetrahydrodipicolinate synthase produces MEQGCYTALVTPFTSQSDLDQTGLAQLIDFQMENGITGILATGTTGESPTFKWKEHDHVIALTAKQTKGKCKCIAGTGSNNTEEAIVAAGHAAKEGVDAILMVDPYYNGPSSLEIRQEYYQVVAKKYPDLDIVPYIIPGRTGAQMLPQDLAILAQNCPNVSSVKEATGDIANMKLTRKFCGERFNIFSGDDALVHQVMTDPEIRVCGAISVMSNIAPQAMTQLVTLINQGKTQEAQDVQTALSPLLDLVVVTTQETCAFGPVSCRARNPLPVKTMMQILGMPSGPCRKPLGKMTKLGFHKILTTMKQVQDATPEIFAPVADFFNVDIDARLADEKAHDALWYEY; encoded by the coding sequence ATGGAACAAGGATGCTACACAGCACTCGTCACACCGTTTACATCTCAAAGCGACCTGGACCAGACAGGTCTGGCCCAGCTCATTGATTTTCAAATGGAAAACGGCATCACCGGAATTTTAGCCACCGGCACCACCGGTGAAAGCCCGACGTTTAAATGGAAAGAGCATGACCATGTCATTGCCCTGACCGCCAAACAGACAAAGGGCAAGTGCAAATGCATCGCAGGAACCGGCTCCAACAACACCGAAGAGGCCATCGTGGCTGCAGGCCATGCCGCAAAAGAAGGGGTGGATGCCATCCTCATGGTGGATCCTTATTATAATGGTCCTTCCTCCCTTGAGATCAGGCAGGAATACTACCAGGTAGTGGCAAAAAAATATCCAGACCTGGATATTGTGCCCTATATCATTCCGGGCAGGACAGGTGCCCAGATGCTGCCTCAGGATCTGGCCATCCTAGCCCAAAACTGCCCCAATGTCAGTTCGGTCAAAGAGGCCACCGGAGATATTGCCAATATGAAACTGACCCGAAAATTCTGCGGGGAGCGGTTTAACATTTTTTCCGGAGATGACGCCCTGGTGCATCAGGTGATGACAGATCCGGAGATCCGGGTCTGCGGTGCCATCTCTGTAATGTCCAATATCGCTCCCCAAGCCATGACACAGCTTGTCACCCTGATCAACCAGGGAAAAACCCAAGAGGCCCAAGACGTCCAGACCGCCTTAAGCCCCCTGCTGGATCTTGTGGTGGTAACCACCCAGGAGACCTGCGCCTTCGGACCTGTCTCCTGCCGTGCCCGGAATCCGCTGCCCGTTAAAACCATGATGCAGATTCTGGGCATGCCTTCAGGCCCTTGCAGAAAACCTTTGGGTAAAATGACAAAACTAGGATTCCATAAAATCCTGACCACCATGAAACAGGTTCAGGACGCAACCCCTGAAATTTTTGCACCGGTGGCAGATTTTTTCAATGTGGATATTGATGCGCGGCTGGCCGATGAAAAGGCCCACGACGCACTCTGGTATGAGTATTAA
- a CDS encoding tetratricopeptide repeat protein: MSEIQSQKSLPKNADEQIAMLRNALAQNTECGTTHYNLAVALMGKQEYTEAEQVLHDALECSPTLAEAYVLLGGICLQRGDLEGCFRFNQRATKARAGFAEGYGNMAFVLLQLVDGKDEKEDEEKVDKAIKNLKKAIIHNKNFVQAFTTLGTAYFMKGLVEEGIKANLEALEVQPQFPIAHNNLAVAYLQNKDYEKAILHCDKAVELGFEVAPDLLKELASHRNS, translated from the coding sequence ATGTCCGAGATCCAGAGCCAAAAAAGTCTGCCCAAAAATGCAGACGAGCAGATTGCCATGTTACGGAATGCCCTTGCCCAGAATACCGAATGCGGGACCACCCATTATAACCTGGCCGTGGCCCTGATGGGAAAGCAGGAGTATACAGAAGCGGAACAGGTACTTCATGACGCCCTTGAATGCAGTCCTACCCTGGCTGAAGCCTATGTGCTTTTAGGGGGGATCTGTCTCCAGAGAGGCGACCTTGAAGGATGCTTTAGGTTTAACCAGCGGGCAACAAAAGCCCGTGCCGGGTTTGCAGAAGGGTATGGCAACATGGCCTTTGTCCTTCTGCAGCTGGTCGACGGCAAGGATGAAAAAGAGGATGAGGAAAAGGTAGACAAGGCCATCAAGAATCTTAAAAAGGCCATTATCCACAATAAGAATTTTGTCCAGGCCTTTACCACCCTGGGGACAGCCTATTTCATGAAAGGGCTTGTAGAAGAAGGGATAAAAGCCAATCTTGAAGCCCTGGAAGTTCAACCTCAATTTCCCATTGCCCACAATAATCTGGCAGTGGCCTATCTTCAAAATAAAGATTATGAAAAAGCCATCCTTCACTGTGATAAGGCAGTAGAGCTGGGGTTTGAGGTGGCACCCGATCTTTTGAAGGAACTGGCCTCCCACCGGAATTCATAA
- the dsrA gene encoding dissimilatory-type sulfite reductase subunit alpha: protein MAKHETPFLDQLESGPWPSFVSDLKQQAEVRAKNEKGVEFQIPQDCVDDLLGVVELSYKHGRTHWKHGGIVGVFGYGGGVIGRYCDQPELFPGVEHFHTMRVNQPAGKYYTTEYLRKLTELWDFRGSGVTNMHGATGDIILLGTTTPQLEEVFYTLTHDYNQDLGGSGSNLRTPADCLGTSRCEYSCYDTAALCHFLTNEYQDELHRPAFPYKFKFKFDGCPNCCVASIARSDMSFIGTWKDDIRIDQDAVAKYVENDAAYPANAGAYKGSKDWGPFDLEKEVLSLCPTKCMKYENKKLSIDTANCTRCMHCINVMPRALKIGKETGLSILCGAKAPILDGAQMGSLLVPFIEVNPDNDYEAITEVIENVWDWWMEEGKNRERLGELIMRQGFQKLLEVTGIEAMPQHVQYPRTNPYIFWKEDEVEGGWERDVEEYRKHHLR from the coding sequence ATGGCAAAACATGAGACTCCTTTCTTGGACCAGTTGGAATCTGGTCCGTGGCCTAGCTTTGTCTCTGACCTGAAACAGCAGGCTGAAGTCAGAGCAAAGAATGAAAAAGGTGTTGAATTCCAGATTCCTCAGGATTGTGTAGACGATCTTCTGGGCGTTGTGGAACTTTCTTACAAACATGGACGTACCCATTGGAAACATGGCGGTATCGTAGGTGTTTTCGGTTATGGTGGTGGTGTTATCGGTAGATACTGCGATCAGCCCGAACTTTTCCCTGGTGTTGAACATTTCCATACCATGCGGGTCAACCAGCCTGCAGGTAAATACTACACCACTGAATACTTGAGGAAATTGACTGAACTGTGGGACTTCAGGGGTTCCGGTGTGACCAATATGCACGGTGCAACCGGTGATATCATCCTTCTGGGAACCACAACTCCCCAGCTGGAAGAAGTGTTCTATACATTGACCCATGATTATAACCAGGATCTGGGTGGTTCAGGTTCCAACCTGAGAACCCCTGCCGATTGTCTGGGTACATCACGCTGCGAATATTCCTGCTATGACACAGCTGCACTCTGCCATTTTCTGACCAACGAGTATCAGGATGAGCTGCATCGTCCGGCATTCCCCTACAAATTTAAATTTAAATTTGACGGCTGCCCCAACTGCTGCGTAGCATCCATTGCACGTTCCGACATGTCCTTTATCGGTACCTGGAAAGACGACATCCGTATTGATCAGGATGCGGTTGCAAAATATGTGGAAAATGATGCTGCCTATCCTGCAAATGCTGGTGCTTACAAGGGTTCAAAAGACTGGGGTCCCTTTGACCTGGAAAAAGAAGTTCTTTCCCTCTGTCCCACCAAGTGCATGAAGTACGAAAACAAAAAACTCTCCATTGATACGGCCAATTGTACCCGCTGCATGCATTGTATCAATGTTATGCCTCGCGCTTTGAAAATCGGTAAAGAAACCGGTCTTTCAATTCTCTGCGGTGCAAAAGCACCCATCCTTGACGGCGCTCAGATGGGTTCTCTGCTGGTTCCCTTTATCGAAGTCAATCCTGACAACGATTACGAAGCAATCACAGAAGTTATTGAAAACGTCTGGGATTGGTGGATGGAAGAAGGCAAAAACCGTGAACGTCTTGGTGAGCTGATCATGCGTCAGGGTTTCCAGAAACTTCTGGAAGTAACCGGTATCGAAGCCATGCCTCAGCATGTACAATACCCCAGAACCAACCCCTATATCTTCTGGAAAGAGGATGAGGTTGAAGGTGGTTGGGAACGTGACGTTGAAGAATACAGAAAACACCATCTTAGATAG
- the dsrB gene encoding dissimilatory-type sulfite reductase subunit beta, with product MAFISTGYNPEKPMENRITDIGPRDYNEFYPSVIAKNKGKWSHHEILEPGVLVHVADSGDEVYTVRVGGCRLMSTTHINEICEIADKHCDGHVRFTTRNNVEFMVDSKDKVEPLKNDLASRKFEGGSNKFPIGGTGAGVTNIVHTQGWIHCHTPATDASGTVKATMDALFSDFQDMRLPAQLRVSMACCLNMCGAVHCSDIAILGYHRKPPMLDHEYLDKVCEIPLAVSACPTAAIKPSKQTLADGTEVKSVAVKNERCMYCGNCYTMCPSMPLADTEGDGIVLMAGGKVSNRISQPKFSKVVVGFLPNEMPRWPSMTDAITRMVEAYASGANKYERLGDWAERIGWEKFFEVCELDFTHHLIDDFRQQAYMSWRQSSQFKF from the coding sequence ATGGCATTTATTTCTACAGGTTATAATCCTGAGAAACCGATGGAAAACAGAATCACTGACATCGGTCCGAGAGACTATAACGAATTTTATCCTTCTGTAATCGCAAAAAATAAGGGTAAATGGTCCCACCATGAAATCCTTGAGCCGGGTGTCCTGGTTCATGTTGCTGATTCCGGAGACGAAGTATACACTGTAAGGGTCGGCGGTTGCCGCCTCATGTCTACCACTCACATCAATGAAATCTGTGAGATTGCTGACAAACATTGTGACGGTCATGTTCGTTTTACCACCCGTAACAATGTTGAGTTCATGGTAGATTCCAAAGATAAGGTAGAGCCCCTGAAAAACGATCTGGCCTCCAGAAAGTTTGAAGGCGGTTCCAATAAATTCCCCATCGGCGGTACCGGTGCCGGCGTAACCAACATCGTTCATACCCAGGGCTGGATCCATTGCCATACCCCTGCAACAGATGCTTCCGGTACAGTAAAAGCTACCATGGATGCCCTGTTCAGTGATTTCCAGGACATGAGACTTCCTGCACAGCTGAGAGTTTCCATGGCCTGCTGCCTGAACATGTGCGGCGCGGTTCATTGCTCTGATATCGCTATCTTGGGATATCACAGAAAACCGCCAATGCTTGACCATGAATATCTGGACAAGGTCTGTGAAATTCCTCTGGCCGTTTCTGCCTGCCCCACCGCAGCCATCAAACCCAGCAAACAGACTCTGGCCGACGGTACTGAAGTAAAATCAGTTGCTGTTAAAAATGAACGCTGCATGTACTGTGGTAACTGCTACACCATGTGTCCTTCAATGCCTCTTGCTGATACTGAAGGTGACGGTATTGTTCTTATGGCCGGTGGTAAAGTTTCCAATAGAATTTCCCAGCCTAAGTTCTCCAAAGTTGTTGTGGGCTTCCTGCCCAATGAAATGCCCAGATGGCCGTCCATGACAGACGCCATTACCAGAATGGTTGAAGCCTACGCCTCTGGTGCCAACAAGTACGAACGCCTTGGCGACTGGGCAGAAAGAATCGGATGGGAAAAGTTCTTTGAAGTATGTGAACTTGATTTCACCCATCATCTGATTGATGATTTCCGTCAGCAGGCTTACATGAGCTGGCGTCAGTCCTCTCAGTTCAAATTCTAA
- a CDS encoding dissimilatory sulfite reductase-asociated protein DsvD: MSDLLDDKEAARKAVTDWLAKKSKTKTKFYIKDFYKIFPDDKPRMIKKVVNKMVEDQILEFWSSGSTTMYGLKGAGIQHSSEGEN, translated from the coding sequence ATGAGCGATCTTCTTGATGATAAAGAAGCTGCACGGAAAGCGGTTACTGACTGGCTCGCAAAGAAGTCCAAAACCAAAACCAAATTTTACATTAAAGATTTCTATAAAATTTTTCCCGATGACAAACCCAGAATGATCAAAAAGGTTGTCAATAAAATGGTTGAAGATCAGATCCTTGAGTTCTGGTCTTCAGGATCCACCACCATGTACGGTCTTAAGGGTGCTGGTATCCAGCATTCCTCTGAAGGCGAAAACTAA
- a CDS encoding cobyrinate a,c-diamide synthase: MTVSRENVPGVVIAGLRGGAGKTIISLGITAAWKAKDIKVASFKKGPDYIDAGWLSRAAGSPCYNLDTYLCSPTVVQSSYLRHTQNNDIAVVEGNRGLYDGIDLEGSTSTSELAKLLNLPVLLVLDCTKSTRTMAALLMGCMNFDPDIQICGVVLNRVAGKRHEKKVRDNIERFCRVPVFGAVPKLTQDDFPERHMGLVTSEEHSFSRKALEAAKRVARENIDLDGLYRSVVKTCCSNPPGPNFCASVAQKENKQGDSKVTIGIVRDSAFQFYYPDNLEVLEALGADLVFISPLSQESIPEVDAIYMGGGFPETHAPQLAKNKGFRESLKALSRKGMPIYAECGGLIFLGESIQLEGRVYPMSGILPVRFGLSPKPQGHGYTEVKAVVENPFYQVGEVIRGHEFRYSKILSIDYDDDQMAFKMMRGKGILEKKDGFFTDNTFGTYTHTHALGATSWASSLISKAREYRCR, translated from the coding sequence ATGACCGTCAGTAGGGAAAACGTCCCTGGAGTTGTCATAGCCGGCCTCAGGGGGGGCGCAGGAAAGACAATAATATCCCTTGGGATAACTGCCGCATGGAAAGCGAAAGATATAAAGGTTGCTTCCTTTAAGAAGGGACCTGATTATATTGATGCCGGCTGGCTGTCACGGGCAGCCGGCAGCCCCTGTTATAACCTGGACACCTATTTATGTTCACCCACGGTGGTTCAGTCCTCTTATCTAAGACATACTCAAAATAATGACATCGCTGTTGTAGAAGGCAATCGCGGCCTTTATGACGGGATTGACCTTGAGGGGTCCACCTCTACCTCCGAATTGGCAAAACTGTTGAATCTGCCTGTTCTTCTGGTGCTTGACTGCACCAAGAGCACCCGGACCATGGCGGCCCTGCTTATGGGGTGTATGAATTTTGATCCGGATATCCAGATTTGCGGGGTGGTGCTCAACCGGGTGGCCGGCAAACGCCACGAAAAAAAAGTCCGGGACAATATAGAACGCTTTTGCCGGGTGCCGGTCTTTGGGGCGGTACCGAAATTGACCCAGGATGATTTTCCCGAACGCCACATGGGGCTTGTGACTTCAGAAGAGCACAGTTTTTCACGAAAGGCTCTGGAGGCTGCAAAAAGGGTGGCAAGGGAAAATATTGATCTGGACGGACTCTACCGTTCTGTGGTTAAAACCTGCTGTTCGAACCCGCCTGGGCCTAATTTCTGTGCATCTGTCGCCCAAAAGGAGAATAAACAAGGGGATAGCAAGGTCACCATCGGTATTGTCAGGGATTCAGCCTTTCAGTTTTATTACCCCGACAATCTCGAGGTCCTTGAAGCTTTGGGCGCAGACCTTGTATTTATCAGCCCTCTTTCCCAGGAGTCAATACCCGAAGTGGATGCCATCTACATGGGGGGAGGGTTTCCCGAGACCCATGCTCCGCAGCTGGCAAAAAATAAGGGGTTCCGGGAGAGCCTGAAGGCGCTGTCCAGGAAAGGGATGCCCATTTATGCAGAGTGCGGGGGCTTGATCTTTCTGGGTGAAAGCATTCAGCTGGAGGGCCGGGTCTATCCCATGTCAGGTATTTTGCCGGTACGGTTCGGTTTGTCACCAAAACCCCAGGGCCATGGGTATACCGAAGTGAAAGCGGTGGTTGAGAATCCCTTTTATCAAGTCGGTGAAGTGATCAGGGGGCATGAATTTCGATATTCCAAAATTCTTTCCATTGATTATGATGATGATCAAATGGCCTTTAAGATGATGCGGGGCAAGGGGATCCTTGAGAAAAAAGATGGCTTTTTCACGGATAATACCTTTGGAACCTATACCCATACCCATGCCCTGGGAGCAACTTCCTGGGCGTCTTCGTTGATTTCCAAGGCCCGAGAATACCGCTGCCGATAA
- a CDS encoding cytochrome c3 family protein encodes MNKKLITLLLAAGIAVIFLATGLQAGTEVGDVVTMESKVIKKRKKSPEAKKPTQLVQFTHKKHSEEYKLTCGDCHHDKDGKPLADLKAGDDVQKCDECHNRVKAVKKDKTFQGVYKKKPVDILQLEAAMHENCVGCHKKMKVEAGTKCGDCHKKM; translated from the coding sequence ATGAACAAAAAACTGATCACGCTACTGTTGGCAGCAGGAATTGCCGTGATTTTCCTGGCAACCGGTCTTCAGGCAGGCACTGAAGTTGGTGATGTTGTGACAATGGAAAGCAAAGTCATTAAAAAACGCAAAAAAAGCCCCGAAGCAAAAAAACCGACCCAATTGGTTCAGTTTACCCACAAAAAGCATTCCGAAGAGTATAAATTGACCTGTGGCGACTGCCATCATGATAAAGACGGTAAACCCCTAGCTGATCTTAAAGCAGGGGATGATGTTCAAAAATGTGACGAGTGCCACAACCGGGTAAAAGCCGTTAAAAAAGACAAAACCTTTCAGGGTGTTTACAAGAAAAAACCGGTCGATATTCTGCAGCTTGAAGCAGCAATGCATGAAAACTGCGTTGGATGCCACAAAAAAATGAAAGTTGAAGCCGGAACCAAATGCGGAGACTGCCATAAAAAAATGTAA
- the tatC gene encoding twin-arginine translocase subunit TatC: MSNDEGKSPFTEHLGELRDRLVRSFIAVGVGFLGAYFFKEKLFEILTAPLVTAMAEAGNAKLIFTGLPEAFFTYLKVSLLTGIIVATPVLFYEFWMFVSPGLYRNEKKYLIPIVVLSIFFFVVGSSFGYFIVFPYGFQFFLGFATETIHAMPSMKEYLSFASKMLLAFGFVFELPLVLTFMARMGLVNVTFLKKNRKYALLLFFVGAALITPPDVVTQIMMALPLMVLYEISIIGAKVFGKKAVSEEDEKDQEPENQ, encoded by the coding sequence ATGAGCAACGACGAGGGTAAAAGTCCTTTTACAGAACATTTGGGCGAATTACGGGATCGCCTGGTCCGGTCCTTTATTGCTGTGGGCGTTGGTTTTTTAGGCGCTTATTTTTTCAAGGAAAAACTTTTTGAAATTCTGACGGCTCCCCTGGTTACGGCCATGGCAGAAGCAGGGAATGCCAAATTGATATTCACAGGCCTGCCTGAAGCCTTTTTCACCTATCTTAAGGTCTCCTTGCTCACCGGTATTATTGTGGCCACCCCTGTGCTTTTTTATGAATTCTGGATGTTTGTCTCACCCGGGCTGTACCGAAACGAAAAAAAATACCTCATACCCATTGTTGTTTTATCCATTTTCTTTTTTGTGGTGGGGTCATCCTTTGGATATTTTATTGTCTTTCCCTATGGATTTCAGTTTTTCCTGGGCTTTGCCACGGAAACCATCCATGCCATGCCGTCCATGAAAGAGTACCTCTCTTTTGCATCAAAAATGCTCCTGGCATTTGGATTTGTTTTTGAACTGCCCCTGGTATTAACTTTCATGGCCCGGATGGGGCTTGTGAATGTGACGTTTTTGAAAAAAAACAGAAAATATGCCCTTTTACTCTTCTTTGTGGGGGCGGCACTGATTACCCCGCCGGATGTGGTGACCCAGATCATGATGGCCCTGCCCCTGATGGTCCTCTATGAAATCAGTATTATCGGTGCAAAAGTCTTTGGTAAAAAAGCGGTATCAGAAGAGGATGAGAAAGACCAGGAACCTGAAAACCAATAG